A genomic segment from Xyrauchen texanus isolate HMW12.3.18 chromosome 21, RBS_HiC_50CHRs, whole genome shotgun sequence encodes:
- the LOC127661439 gene encoding synapse differentiation-inducing gene protein 1-like translates to MESLDELEHPLLGDGPKNTSGIGTSDGGGMFKGILVMNEEDKRLPPLEWMNYCSSTDFQQQQLLDPCSLPSTLDSLYPPTTIWAAADSLGIHSKEYLETTFVDIGPGTPLERKLLAETRDVHSVSYSIDDGDDLLPDFEDSSSDDFSDTDSESNFPIMIPQDYLGLAFFSMLCCFWPLGIAAFYLSQKTNKASAQGDFQGALAASRQALWLSVLSIIFGIITYICAIAALISYLSGKPP, encoded by the exons ATGGAGAGTCTGGATGAACTAGAACATCCACTTTTGGGTGACGGCCCTAAAAACACATCTGGAATTGGCACCAGTGATGGTGGTGGAATGTTCAAAGGCATATTGGTGATGAACGAGGAGGACAAAAGACTGCCCCCACTGGAGTGGATGAATTATTGCAGTTCCACAGATTTTCAGCAGCAGCAGCTACTGGACCCATGTTCATTGCCTAGCACTCTAGATTCTCTTTATCCTCCAACTACTATTTGGGCCGCTGCTGACTCCCTTGGCATCCACAGTAAGGAGTATCTGGAGACCACCTTTGTGGACATTGGTCCCGGTACGCCACTGGAAAGGAAGTTACTGGCAGAGACGAGAGATGTCCACAGTGTGTCCTACAGCATAGATGATGGGGATGACCTTCTGCCAGACTTTGAG GACTCCTCGAGTGATGACTTCAGTGATACAGACAGTGAGAGCAACTTTCCCATCATGATTCCACAGGATTACCTTGGTCTTGCTTTTTTCTCTATGCTGTGCTGTTTCTGGCCTCTGGGCATTGCTGCGTTCTATCTTTCCCAAAAG ACGAACAAAGCATCAGCACAAGGAGATTTCCAGGGTGCCCTCGCTGCATCTCGACAGGCTCTGTGGCTCTCGGTCCTTTCAATCATTTTTGGCATCATCACTTACATCTGTGCCATCGCTGCCCTGATCTCCTATCTTTCTGGAAAACCACCTTAA